The nucleotide sequence ATAACACATCTAGATCTCTGTAACAGCACAGGTGATGCAGCACAAATACATGTTCACACTGTTCTTTGACTGAAGAATTGGACTAGTTAATGTAGAAACACCTCAGTGGAGTTTATGACCGTAATAACTGAAATTAAACAAACTCAAGAGACaaaacacaaatgtaatattatataaaacaaaataataaaattataacaaAGCATTAATCAAGACTATTTATCATTTTTGGTTTTATCTGTTGACTTACTTATGTATTTTAACGTTGCACTGCCTGAAAACACAGAACCCCATTTGCTGTAACCGGTGCATCTGTATTCTCCCTCATCTTCAGCTGTCACATTGTTCAACAGGAGGGAGAAGTTTCCATGTTGAATCTGGTCAGTAAAGAAATGAGCTCTATCATGATAATCCTGCTGCTGGTCCTCTGGTCGACTCTTATTATCTGGATACTGACAAACTAAATCTGATTTATCTCCTGATCTTCTCCATTCCACCTTCAGATCTTTCTTCAGTAAATGAGGATCAATGAAACAGGGCAGAACCACTGGACGTCCCGGAAAATGATAAGTACCATATTTCACAATGAACCCTGAAAGATTATACATGTCATTTATAATGTGAAATAATTGCTaagacaaaataaaagacaattttACATGATAAATTATTTAGGAAAAACTGTTACACTGTGTACAGAGAAATGGAGACTAAATTCAActgattatattgtatttttacagCTCCAGATGGTCTTTATTTACAGCACATGTGAAAATCCTTCTTGCAAACAAACCTTTTTTCTGTGATGTGAAGTAGATTAAACAGAGCACAAGTGCAGCTCCAGCAGCAGTGATACAGAGAATCAACACCATTATGTGTAAAACAGACAAACCTGAAACACAAATATCAGTTAACACCACAGATTTTGTGTTTCTCTTCATGAGTTTTGcctttcaaatgtaatttccaccaGAAGTAATAatgaacaacacacacaaacatttagtgTCCATACTTCAGTATTCACACAGTGAGCACTTGATTGTAAAACAGGAAATCTGCTTGTACTCTTGAGTGACAGATCCAGTTGTGTTTAAAGCTGCCAGCAAGTGATTAATTTGGGAAATATGTGCAAAACAAAGAAGCAGAGCAGAATgtaaatctcagtcaccattcacttttaatgtgaGGGTGGAAGATGCATCAACAGTGACAGAGAACACATTTTATCACCAactaaagaaagtcaaacaggtttggaacaacatgatggtgattaaatgataaaatgATTTTCATTTCGGGGTGAAATGTGGAATTACAAGTGCCATTAAaaactatttgttaacattagtttggCACCCTATGTGAGCGTTATAGTATAGTAAATGTCAAGCgttgtttttgttctctgtcttctaAATTATCTGTATTTCTGTATGAATTCAGGCATCACTTGTTCATCTATGGCCGTGTTCACAATGATATACTATCCATACTGTCCCTTTTTCTGATACACAGATATAACAGAAAACGTAAGAGTAGTAGTAATGTAGTATGTAATAAAGCACTTATAACACGACCTTAAGCTCCATATTAATAGATAACAATTCACAATaagtttctatttgttaacattagttaatgctttagatatcatgaactaatacTGAACaaatatacagcatttattaatataatgttcatttataaacacataaattgttaattgttagttcatgatgcattgactaatgttaacatatataacttTGAATTGTATGCatgtacagtattattattatatgttggaattaatgttaacatgaacataaaagtattgttcattgttagttcatgttaactttatGTAACTAATGTTAGCGAATACAAACATGAAGTGTTACCCATAAATGTCACCTGTCAGGAAACAACAACGATGTGtttgtaacaaagactcaggtaggttgggatccatatgcagtgtttatttattgaactcacAGATCAAAagcaggcaatggtcaggcaatggggaatcagggctATCGTAGGCAGTGCCAGGGCGTTGTGAAGAaggcaggatgtcagggcaggcagcaatgggTAATCACGAggagacaggcaaggttcaggtaggcaggcagtgtTCAACCGTAGTCGATAGGCAAAGCAAGGTCGGTGggcagataatcaaacaggaatCGTCGTAGAACACTCAGTAGtttagccggaacaaacaagacttcgccccGAGTGTGTAACTGTGtgaagcttaaatagagggagcagggatgggaatcagctgtggatttaatcaagcccggtatgtgggtgcatgggtgattagaactcaggtgaatcagatctccggtggccgatcgcgGAGGTGCTCTCGAAAGCGTTTGTGACGGTGTTAGTGCACGTCTCATTTCCAGTAATGATTATTACCAAGAGCAGCTCATGTGAGTATGAGAAGCAAGTCTGTAATTACTATTAGTCAAACAGTTTCTTTTATAAGCTTTAGATCGTTTTTAAAAGTTATTCAGCCAAGAGAAGTGAGTCCATGTTTGATTAATATATGTAATTGTAATCtaatgtcacgaacccctttcctctgccccatctcagcttcctcacacacgcacactatctcccttctcgcacacaggcactccgcgagcgtgctcgcttcccgctccctcgctccgccccctgagcgcgtacgctctttttcctccatcgggcttacacgcccggttttgcttttacgagctctcgctcgtaaactatctcccccctctggggCACTCGGctcatcagcctgaacattatgaccacttgcactcacgcgcttcctatcacCACACATTAGTCCTGCACTCACgtgcttccaatccccacacattagtttcacctgcactcgtctcgtcacctgtcattgtttacacctgcactcgcccctatatatatcactaccctttcgtctcacggttgttggttattgtatttagttccccgtatcgttgacccgctagtctcgcctagttttgccccccacgctagtctcgtctagttttgacctccccactattcttcgtgttagcttgccagctccattcctctcgtccccctgtcttcgttcccgctagtctcgtcttgttcctcgcccctagttgttaactgttttccccgctatagttcacctccctcattagatctgccccttgactctctttgattccccggcttttgaccctacgcttccctcgacaactcttcactggatttgcccgtttgtacttttgcctgcttttattgttgtcaataaaagcagtttttgacttacattgtgactgtctcatcttgtgtgtgtgtgtatccgggttacagaataaccaacctcaccgtagacagtcacaatgcgtcacgcggatgattcgcgcagctcactagagcggagaggcacgtcacattcagcgcgaggagctacggtgtggaagcatgatcgcgcgctcacagccgagggccagcaggtacgtgcgattttttttatttttgtcaccctgcgtcacctgtgtctgcccctgagcccgtttatgcttcccatgcgttTTTGAGCGCCGTaagctctccacccccggagaggttttacggCTTttcagacgctgaccaaggggtttttatgcaaggcagcggttgtgtaacccataaccccgccctcagcattatggacccagcggcccaactcgtgggtttgtgtcaggggagccaaaccgtggaggcttatattatggatttttgtgtcctggcgtaccaggtgaattttaatgaggtggctctgaagaccatttttcaatgtggtctgaatgagccaacctcatcattaatgcctggtggtcgctgcccccttaacctggctcagtttattgacctcgccctactgtactctggttcctcgttcactgtgggggaggcagacactgaaccagcgctccacaccaagacccccgtctcgaagcctaccacggcccccatcttgaagccttACACAGCCCCCGTCtttaagccttacacggccctagccccgaagcctgtaacggccccagtctcgaagcctggcacggccagtgagtcaacgcccatgcctgccacggccaacgagccagcgcccatgcccgccacggccaacgagccagcggccatgcccgccacggccggcgagccggCGCCCGTGCCCGCCACGGCcaccgagccagcgcccatgcccgccacggccaccgagccagcgcccatgcccgccacggccaccgagccagcgcccatgcccgccacggccggcgagtcaatgcccatgcccgccacggtctgcgagccagcgcccatgtctgccacggtcagcgagccagcgcctgtagcctcgaccgcccccttggccacgtcccctgtaggccgaagacgtaagagaaggaggagggccccttctccccagtctcgtcttgtgctcaagtcttccacggctctgccgggttctgctccgccctcagagtcttccacggctctgcagacctctgctccgccctcagagtcttccacggctctgcagacctctgctccgccctcagagtcttccacggctctgccgggttctgctccgccctcagagtcttccacggctctgccgggttctgctccgccctcagagtcttccacggctctgccgggttctgctccgccctcagagtcttccacggctctgccgggttctgctccgccctcagagtcttccacggctctgccgggttctgctccgccctcagagtcttccacggctctgccgggttctgctccgccctcagagtcttccacggctctgccgggttctgctccgccctcagagtcttccacggctctgccgggttctgctccgccctcagagtcttccacggctctgccgggttctgctccgccctcagagtcttccacggctctgctccgccctcagagtcttccacgactctgccggcctctgctcgcccctctgagccctcccgggctccgcctctcgagcctcccagggctcctcctcacgagcctcccagagctctacccctcaagtccctcagggctccatccctcgagtctttcacggctcccccccctcaagcctctcacggcttcgcctctcgagtctttcagggctccatccctcgagtctttcatggctccacccctcaagcctctcacggcttcgcctctcaagtctctcagggctccatccctcgagtctttcatggctccacccctcaagcctctcacggcttcacctctcgagtctttcatggctccatcccttgagtctttcagggctccatccctcgagtctttcatggctccacccctcaagcctcttacggcttcgcctctcgagtctctcagggctcctccacctctcagggcttcccctctcgagtctttcatggctccacccctcaagcctctcacggcttcgcctctcgagtctctcagggctcctccgcctctcagggctccgcccctcgagtctttcatggctccacccctcaagcctctcacggcttcgcctctcaagtctttcatggctccacccctcaagcctctcacagcttcgcctctcgagtctctcagggctcctctgcctctcagggctccgcccctcgagtctttcatggctccacccctcaagcctctcacggcttcgcctctcgagtctctcagggctcctcctcctctcaagcctctaagggcttcgtctctcgagtctttcatggctccccccctcaagcctctcgagccttccagggctcggccactagaggctcctatggctctgcctcccgagcctcctacggctccccctccagagcctcctacggctccacctcccgagcctctcatggctctgctcccaaagactccagagcttcctagggctccgcctctcgagccttccacggctccaccacccgagcctcctgcggctctgctccctaagactccagagccttctagagattcgcctcccgagcctcctgcggctctgcctcccaagcctcctacggcgccacctccctggAAGgctccggctctgcctccagagcctaccagggcttcactcctggagccttctacggcgccacctcccacggcgtcacctccctcggctctgcctccagagccttcgcccctaaagcctccttcggctccacctccagagccttccaggccttcgcccctaaagcctccatcggctccacctccggagccttccaggaccccacctccagagccacctacggtgccgcctctgatggctccgcctttcatggctcagcccggacttcctgaccctctacctgtcctgtggcctcttccctggcctccggaccctgttcctgtccggtggtcaccttccagacccccggatcCAATCCCTGTTCTCCAGTCGCCTTctagacctcctgacccagtctctgccctatggctgccccctagatctcccgaccacccgcctgtccactatgttccccctgaccttgccttgaactgcccattgacccccatggaccgtttcatttcccttttgtgctttctgccccccgcgagctcacacgctcgttctgtcccctcgagctcacacgctcgttctgtcccctcgggctcacacgctcgttctgtcccctcgggctcacacgctcgttctgtcccctcgagctcacacgctcgttctgtccccccaagctcacacgctcgttctgtcccctcgggctcacacgctcgttctgtcccctcgagctcacacgctcgttctgtccccccaagctcacacgctcgttctgtccccccgagctcacacgctcgttctgtccccgcgagctcacacgctcgttctgttccctcgcgctcctcgcagccgagcgcggccgtcaggagccgtcctattcagaggggggagtactgtcacgaaccccttttctctgccccatctcagcttcctcacacacgcacactatctcccttctcgcacacaggcactccgcgagcgtgctcgcttctcgctccctcgctccgccccctgagcgtgacgctctttttcctccatcgggcttacACGccggttttgcttttacgagctctcgccAGAACTATCTCCCCTCTGGGGCACTCGGctcatcagcctgaacattatgaccacttgcactcacgcgcttcctatcacCACACATTAGTCCTGCACTCActcgcttccaatccccacacattagtttcacctgcactcgtctcgtcacctgtcattgtttacacctgcactcgcccctatatatatcactaccctttcgtctcacagttgttggttattgtatttagttccccgtatcgttgccccgctagtctcgcctagttttgccccccacgctagtctcgtctagttttgacctccccactattcttcgtgttagcttgccagccccattcctctcgtccccctgtcttcgttcccgctagtctcgtcttgttcctcgcccctagttgttaactgttttcccttgacttacattgtgactgtctcatcttgtgtgtgtgtatccggGTTACATCTAAAGGGAACCAGTTACAAGTAATCCCTTACAATAAAACTCTTAATTATGATTGTAAGTGTTTTGTCACAAAGAGTTTTCTTTACTAAAAGTGTTTCTTGCAACTGGGTCtcagttttattacatttaatcaattctttgtgttctcttttGTTTTATTGGTTTTTACAGTGGCATAAAGTTAAAAGCCCCagaaatatttaacaaataaaacatcagcCTGTGTTAAAGATCTCATCTTAAAATGGGTTTGACACATCTGTAAATGCACACGGCcaaaagtatttatgtaaagtGCCACACCTGCAATATTAATAGAAAACAAATTGCTGACTAATACACACAGACACCCCTAAAGCAGGACTATCCCACATTAGAGGTGACTGAGGTGCTTTTTGTCCACAAACAGGAGTAAATATTCAGACTTCACTTTGAAAAAGTTTCTGAAGAACTGAAGCAGTTAATGAACAAGATCAAACTCAAACTGTTACTGTCACATTTATAATGCTAATTCAATTTACATGCAACTAAACAACTAAACTGTATAAAACTCATATATCAGTTTAATCTTCAATTATTGCATTTACGTGTTTTtcttatttatctgtttctcacccagttGTTCCAGTTCTACAGTTGTGTCGGCTGAAACTCCTCCAGCAAACACTTGACACATATAAACTCCTTTATCTTCAGTTCTGACACTCTTCAGTCTGAGAGAGAAGTTTCCTTTGGAGATTTCATCAGTGAAGAACTCAACTCTGTCTCTGTATTGCTCATGTGATGATTCGGGTAAAGGTTTATTATTTTGGTAGAGCAGAACCAGAATATCTCCATCTTTATCTGTTTTCTTCCATGAAAGCTCTTCAATCTCTTCAGG is from Xyrauchen texanus isolate HMW12.3.18 chromosome 8, RBS_HiC_50CHRs, whole genome shotgun sequence and encodes:
- the LOC127648185 gene encoding butyrophilin-like protein 2, which produces MYLHKLIIISLLLVNSDGFQVQGPSGPLVVPLGGSVVLACFVDKPLPMEGLEVDWRRSDTETLIHLYQDGESRPEVQQQDYHDRAHFFTDEIQHGNFSLLLINVTAEDEGEYRCKVFSGQDSGATEVEIKHVERLIVSGSDHSISAYAGEDVTLNCSVDSHITPEEIEELSWKKTDKDGDILVLLYQNNKPLPESSHEQYRDRVEFFTDEISKGNFSLRLKSVRTEDKGVYMCQVFAGGVSADTTVELEQLGLSVLHIMVLILCITAAGAALVLCLIYFTSQKKGFIVKYGTYHFPGRPVVLPCFIDPHLLKKDLKVEWRRSGDKSDLVCQYPDNKSRPEDQQQDYHDRAHFFTDQIQHGNFSLLLNNVTAEDEGEYRCTGYSKWGSVFSGSATLKYIKI